A part of Methanohalobium evestigatum Z-7303 genomic DNA contains:
- a CDS encoding zonular occludens toxin domain-containing protein: MHFTGTQQKKTPSPRQKGKNWYRKWLFQLHKEHLIRYLDERWEPEEHSTIISDFYEDPYLGYLVITDYLSNLEDPTKNFWKMINVIRKPGQDVILISGSKGSGKTYEGWRLLHALRKEYKVYWVGPPINLPEWAGYVATLDHLPQNAVGLVDESAIFMNSRRSMSKDNVESTELLAVARHQGRKVIFITQNTSRSDNSLTIWADVHIIKPYTSLYGKQTEREIVFDKRDQYFEPKNREWSYVKSTDLKYCTYKGYELDFYDEKIGTPFSVFENEDMAMQYAEAMAEQGYGAKSIQKVMRMKGMDKGQDFWQDIIDQINPGQ; the protein is encoded by the coding sequence ATGCATTTTACAGGTACACAGCAGAAAAAGACACCTTCACCGAGACAGAAAGGCAAGAACTGGTACCGCAAATGGTTGTTCCAGCTGCACAAGGAACATCTCATCAGGTATCTGGACGAGAGATGGGAGCCTGAGGAGCACAGCACCATTATCAGCGATTTCTACGAAGATCCATACCTTGGTTACCTGGTGATTACGGATTATTTGTCCAATCTGGAAGACCCGACAAAGAACTTCTGGAAGATGATAAATGTCATCAGAAAACCAGGACAGGATGTAATCCTGATATCCGGTTCAAAGGGTTCAGGCAAGACATACGAGGGTTGGAGGCTGCTTCATGCACTCAGAAAAGAATACAAGGTTTACTGGGTCGGTCCACCTATCAACCTTCCTGAATGGGCGGGATACGTGGCTACACTAGACCATCTACCCCAGAATGCAGTAGGTCTTGTGGACGAATCGGCTATCTTCATGAACTCACGCAGATCCATGAGTAAAGACAATGTTGAATCCACTGAGTTACTTGCAGTAGCCAGACACCAGGGTAGGAAAGTTATCTTTATCACCCAGAACACATCCAGGTCTGACAATTCATTGACAATCTGGGCCGATGTGCATATCATCAAACCCTATACATCATTATACGGTAAGCAGACCGAGAGAGAAATAGTGTTTGACAAGAGGGACCAGTATTTTGAACCAAAAAACAGAGAATGGTCATACGTCAAATCCACTGATCTAAAGTACTGCACATATAAAGGGTATGAACTGGATTTCTATGATGAGAAAATCGGTACTCCGTTCTCGGTGTTTGAAAATGAGGATATGGCGATGCAGTATGCAGAAGCGATGGCAGAACAGGGTTATGGTGCCAAATCGATACAAAAAGTGATGAGAATGAAAGGTATGGATAAAGGTCAGGATTTCTGGCAGGATATTATTGACCAAATCAATCCTGGACAGTAA
- a CDS encoding type IV pilin N-terminal domain-containing protein has product MRSLSDLVSDDEAVSSIIGEILMTGIAVLIFAIIAVSVFSMLDPVEEPHIDVDGWPNNYTDKIHIRHEGGEKLSTEDLKLIVEVNDTRKSYTGNEIKDDFHNKDTWQIADTISVDISEEFGQEVTYDKDIEFTLIHTKSSTVIENGVLTSSKVGTGDGSGDGDDGGDGNGNGNGNGDGTVNASERVKYVDDSVNKNGANFNFSFSVNEGEVTIDNIELYLVNEDGPVGYNNIKINEREFTNENINVPEGINHFLIISDEIAKGGPGKEDISVKFIFGDGSEKLFDEWQ; this is encoded by the coding sequence ATGCGCAGCTTATCTGACCTTGTATCCGATGATGAAGCAGTCTCTAGTATTATCGGCGAAATCCTGATGACAGGTATTGCTGTCCTAATATTTGCTATCATAGCTGTATCTGTTTTTTCTATGCTTGACCCTGTTGAAGAACCTCATATCGATGTCGATGGGTGGCCCAACAATTATACGGATAAAATCCACATAAGGCATGAAGGTGGGGAGAAGCTTAGTACAGAGGACCTGAAACTGATAGTTGAGGTCAATGACACAAGGAAATCTTATACAGGTAATGAAATCAAAGATGATTTCCATAATAAAGATACGTGGCAGATTGCTGATACCATTTCGGTGGATATTTCTGAAGAATTCGGTCAGGAAGTGACTTATGATAAAGACATCGAATTTACTCTTATCCACACTAAATCCAGTACCGTTATTGAAAATGGTGTTCTGACGAGTTCAAAGGTAGGAACCGGTGATGGTTCTGGTGATGGTGACGATGGAGGAGATGGAAACGGAAATGGTAATGGTAACGGTGACGGTACAGTGAATGCATCGGAACGTGTGAAATATGTTGATGATTCTGTAAATAAAAATGGAGCTAATTTTAACTTTAGTTTTAGTGTTAATGAGGGTGAAGTGACTATAGATAATATTGAATTATACCTTGTAAATGAAGATGGTCCAGTAGGATATAACAATATAAAAATAAATGAAAGAGAATTTACTAATGAGAACATAAATGTCCCTGAAGGCATTAACCATTTTTTAATTATTTCTGATGAAATTGCCAAAGGTGGTCCTGGTAAAGAAGACATATCAGTTAAATTCATTTTTGGTGATGGCAGCGAGAAGTTATTTGATGAATGGCAATAA
- a CDS encoding PEGA domain-containing protein: protein MKLGSKFKKWTAIMLVVLISFTTFGCISEQTYLPSSDNAVVKYPEVTGYMYAPENPYQMDSPSDEYGRFQNSVRGTVTYENSNSFDTSMKNENFRVAIGYTPEGSDVTVNVDIGGSSQTVTLSDPDAFYNDYQNVVVNTGLNLEHVDDGDGQVEVTIKHSSSEKSVKIHEVAFIADQTSSTTSDDGGTTGGGTGDTGGTTSPSTGTVEFYTDPVGAAVYVDGDYKGQTSSYSYGVLTMELYEGSHSYTVSANDYETETGTFSVTAGETNAVTASLEESTSDGGGDDDGGDDGGDTEPSNTAPSAQISASQTSETNIVFTSESSDPDGQITKQEWFLNGEPVSTGDQYQMETSNMNSGTYVVELDVTDDQGATSTAKYKVTIDETKKVVESEEKSGDSGTDSEGDSRPRPVLQIPGFEAVFALAGLVIVVLLARRGER from the coding sequence ATGAAATTAGGATCTAAATTCAAAAAATGGACAGCAATAATGTTGGTGGTGCTTATTTCTTTCACCACCTTCGGCTGCATCTCAGAGCAGACATATCTGCCAAGTAGTGATAATGCAGTCGTGAAATACCCGGAAGTAACAGGCTACATGTATGCACCTGAGAACCCCTACCAGATGGACTCACCTTCGGATGAATACGGTAGGTTCCAGAATAGTGTGAGAGGTACAGTAACGTACGAGAACAGCAACAGTTTCGACACCTCGATGAAAAATGAGAACTTCAGGGTGGCAATAGGCTATACTCCGGAAGGTAGCGATGTTACTGTCAATGTGGATATAGGCGGATCGTCACAAACAGTTACATTGTCAGACCCTGATGCCTTCTACAATGATTATCAAAACGTGGTGGTAAATACAGGATTAAATCTCGAACACGTTGATGATGGAGACGGTCAGGTAGAAGTTACCATCAAGCACTCATCATCAGAGAAATCCGTCAAGATACATGAGGTGGCATTCATCGCAGACCAGACATCATCTACCACAAGCGATGATGGGGGTACAACAGGTGGTGGTACAGGTGATACTGGAGGTACCACTTCACCTTCAACAGGTACTGTCGAGTTCTACACTGACCCGGTAGGTGCAGCTGTATACGTGGATGGAGACTATAAAGGCCAGACATCCTCATACAGCTACGGTGTACTGACCATGGAACTGTATGAGGGTAGCCACAGTTACACGGTTTCTGCCAATGATTACGAAACTGAGACAGGTACATTCAGCGTGACAGCTGGAGAAACTAATGCCGTCACAGCCTCGCTTGAGGAGAGTACATCTGATGGTGGAGGAGACGATGACGGTGGTGATGACGGAGGGGATACAGAACCTTCAAACACTGCACCATCTGCTCAGATTTCCGCATCACAAACATCTGAGACAAATATAGTGTTCACTTCAGAATCCTCGGATCCTGACGGTCAGATTACCAAACAGGAATGGTTCCTGAACGGTGAACCCGTGAGTACAGGTGACCAGTACCAGATGGAGACGAGCAACATGAACTCCGGGACCTATGTCGTAGAACTAGATGTCACGGATGATCAGGGAGCAACCTCGACTGCAAAATACAAGGTAACCATCGATGAGACAAAGAAGGTAGTAGAGTCCGAGGAAAAATCCGGTGACTCTGGTACTGATTCAGAAGGCGATAGTAGGCCGAGGCCAGTACTCCAGATACCAGGATTTGAAGCAGTATTTGCTCTGGCCGGTCTTGTAATCGTTGTTTTACTTGCAAGGAGGGGTGAGAGATGA
- a CDS encoding FG-GAP repeat domain-containing protein, with product MLGITWLSFNVILAIAGIFYVLDYFGFLRTIPLVNTLSGKMPRNPVFLMGAIVLVAVGMGWVSVGSVSDTVDNESPGPEVTTDIKDQQTVNLEEKSGGGGWSEKTLIFTNAHEIHSYNNDTKSMKVADMNNDGHLDVIAGNNGQIDCWYENNSDGTFTAHEININSEWANSIAIYDLNNDGYLDIICGTGGVNSWYENNGDGTFTPHDIHSHEKDTQAIKVADMNKDGHPDIIVGNAFEYKNYWYENNSDGTFTAHEIHNNAKNTYAIELADLNNDGYLDYIAGNGNENYWYENSGDNTKFTAHEIHTNPDWTKSVDVADMNGDNRIDILIGNSGYKNCWYENSGDDTFHEHEIHSKSEYTRSLKVNDINNDGHLDVITGVNNDSNYFYENNGNNTFTAHKMHSNKKRTYSIEVIDFNNDGIKDIIVGNWDTNNWYEADFVH from the coding sequence ATGTTAGGAATCACATGGTTATCATTCAACGTAATACTTGCAATTGCAGGTATATTCTATGTACTGGACTATTTTGGATTTTTGAGAACTATTCCATTGGTCAATACTCTAAGCGGTAAGATGCCCAGAAATCCCGTATTTCTCATGGGTGCTATTGTACTGGTTGCTGTTGGTATGGGTTGGGTATCGGTTGGATCTGTAAGTGATACAGTAGATAACGAATCACCAGGTCCAGAAGTTACTACGGATATTAAGGACCAGCAAACAGTAAATCTTGAAGAGAAATCTGGAGGTGGAGGTTGGTCTGAAAAGACATTGATTTTTACAAATGCTCATGAAATACATAGCTATAATAATGATACAAAATCAATGAAAGTAGCCGATATGAATAACGACGGTCATTTAGATGTTATTGCAGGTAACAATGGTCAAATAGATTGCTGGTATGAAAATAATAGTGATGGTACTTTTACTGCTCATGAGATTAATATTAATTCAGAATGGGCTAACTCAATAGCCATATATGATTTGAATAATGACGGTTATTTAGATATTATTTGTGGCACTGGTGGTGTAAACAGTTGGTATGAAAACAATGGTGATGGTACTTTTACTCCTCACGATATACATAGCCATGAAAAAGATACACAAGCCATAAAAGTAGCCGATATGAATAAGGACGGTCATCCAGATATTATCGTTGGTAATGCTTTTGAATATAAAAATTATTGGTATGAAAATAATAGTGATGGTACTTTCACCGCTCATGAGATACATAACAATGCAAAAAATACATACGCAATAGAATTAGCCGATTTGAATAATGACGGTTATTTAGATTATATTGCTGGAAATGGAAATGAAAACTATTGGTACGAAAACAGTGGTGATAATACAAAATTTACTGCTCATGAGATACATACCAATCCAGATTGGACTAAATCCGTAGATGTAGCTGATATGAATGGTGATAATCGTATAGATATTCTTATAGGTAATTCAGGATATAAAAACTGTTGGTACGAAAACAGTGGTGATGATACATTTCATGAGCATGAGATACATAGTAAATCTGAATATACTCGTTCATTAAAAGTAAACGATATAAATAATGACGGTCATTTAGATGTTATTACTGGTGTCAATAATGATTCTAATTATTTTTACGAAAACAATGGTAATAATACATTTACTGCTCATAAAATGCACAGTAATAAAAAACGTACATATTCAATAGAAGTAATCGATTTTAATAATGATGGTATAAAAGATATTATTGTTGGTAACTGGGATACAAATAACTGGTATGAAGCAGACTTTGTACATTAA
- a CDS encoding type IV pilin produces MGKYNSSLLREDDKGVSPVIGVILMVAITVILAAVIGSIVYDTDTKYLEKPSQAAFETSTVNGIHRDTEEMTVPVIKINKVAGDTLSQEYEEGVHSGIKLNKVYLFDPDGNKYEVNNSDTMEGSIIETGESFYIFHFEHDDGNYWMTNNKKRVKKADWEFEGQPRGSGVEPFKSGKWRLLIVDDKRDLILVDTKIEL; encoded by the coding sequence ATGGGCAAATATAACAGTTCATTACTAAGAGAAGATGACAAAGGGGTTTCACCTGTTATTGGTGTTATTCTGATGGTGGCAATCACAGTTATATTGGCAGCAGTTATCGGGTCAATAGTATATGATACTGATACCAAATATTTAGAAAAACCATCACAGGCTGCATTTGAAACATCGACTGTTAATGGGATTCATAGAGATACAGAAGAAATGACTGTACCTGTTATAAAGATAAATAAGGTCGCAGGAGATACCCTGTCACAGGAATATGAAGAAGGAGTTCACAGTGGTATTAAGCTGAATAAAGTATATCTTTTTGACCCTGATGGTAATAAGTATGAAGTAAACAATTCAGATACTATGGAAGGTTCAATTATTGAAACCGGTGAATCATTCTATATATTCCATTTTGAACATGATGATGGAAATTACTGGATGACAAATAATAAAAAAAGAGTTAAAAAAGCAGATTGGGAATTTGAAGGTCAACCTAGAGGAAGCGGTGTTGAACCATTTAAATCAGGAAAATGGCGTTTGTTGATTGTTGATGATAAGAGAGACTTGATACTTGTAGATACAAAAATAGAACTTTAA